Proteins encoded in a region of the Halorussus sp. MSC15.2 genome:
- a CDS encoding HAD family hydrolase: MNYVSDADASSDANVSDADADADVSTVFLDLDETICEHTRSTGERLADAFDRAGVEPFFDTEDFRRWLTTVTADSAVELRERCFTGIADEQGRAAADALAVARAYEDPDPTAVEFLPGAASALDALAADHDLALVTNGDRETQTAKLAALDIADYFDAMTFTEPDGPVKPDPDHFHRTLAAMDASADETVHVGNSLRADVAGAHAAGVRSVWLEQPDATADHTPHHTIESMHDLQTPPWA; this comes from the coding sequence ATGAACTACGTTTCCGATGCCGACGCCTCTTCCGACGCCAATGTCTCCGATGCCGATGCCGACGCCGACGTCTCGACGGTCTTCCTCGATTTAGACGAGACCATCTGCGAGCATACGCGTTCGACCGGCGAGCGACTCGCCGACGCCTTCGACCGGGCCGGTGTCGAACCCTTCTTCGACACCGAGGACTTCCGGCGGTGGCTGACGACGGTGACCGCCGACTCCGCGGTCGAACTGCGCGAGCGGTGCTTCACCGGCATCGCCGACGAGCAGGGCCGTGCCGCCGCCGACGCGCTCGCAGTGGCCCGCGCCTACGAGGACCCGGACCCGACCGCGGTCGAGTTCCTGCCCGGCGCGGCGTCGGCGCTCGACGCCCTCGCCGCCGACCACGACCTCGCGCTGGTGACGAACGGCGACCGCGAGACCCAGACCGCGAAACTCGCCGCCCTCGACATCGCCGACTACTTCGACGCGATGACGTTCACGGAACCCGACGGCCCGGTCAAGCCCGACCCGGACCACTTCCATCGCACCCTCGCGGCGATGGACGCCTCGGCCGACGAGACGGTCCACGTGGGCAACTCGCTCCGGGCGGACGTGGCTGGCGCGCACGCCGCGGGCGTCCGGTCGGTGTGGCTCGAACAACCCGACGCGACCGCCGACCACACGCCCCACCACACCATCGAGTCGATGCACGACCTCCAAACACCGCCGTGGGCGTGA
- a CDS encoding SdpI family protein: MSLRRSHLVGIALVGVSALLSLVAYPEMPAEMATHWNAAGEVDGRTPKLVALAAFPALLAATLAAFAALPRIDPLGENVAEFREQYDTFVALLLGFLAYLHLLVVAANAGYEFGMIRALAPAVGALYYYVGVLSEHAERNWFVGIRTPWTVSSDEVWDRTHERAAPLFKLAGVVAATGALVPAYAELFLAAPVAAVALYATAYSYVEYRRVGA, translated from the coding sequence ATGAGCCTCCGACGCAGTCACCTCGTCGGCATCGCCCTCGTGGGGGTCTCGGCGCTCCTCAGCCTCGTCGCGTACCCCGAGATGCCCGCGGAGATGGCGACCCACTGGAACGCCGCGGGCGAGGTGGACGGCCGGACGCCGAAACTCGTCGCGCTCGCGGCGTTTCCGGCGCTCCTCGCCGCCACGCTCGCCGCGTTCGCCGCGCTCCCGCGAATCGACCCGCTGGGCGAGAACGTCGCCGAGTTCCGCGAGCAGTACGACACCTTCGTCGCGCTGTTGCTCGGATTCCTCGCGTACCTCCACCTGCTGGTCGTCGCCGCCAACGCGGGCTACGAGTTCGGGATGATTCGGGCGCTCGCGCCCGCCGTCGGCGCGCTGTACTACTACGTCGGCGTCCTCTCGGAGCACGCCGAGCGCAACTGGTTCGTCGGTATCCGAACGCCGTGGACCGTCTCCAGCGACGAGGTCTGGGACCGGACCCACGAGCGCGCCGCCCCGCTGTTCAAACTCGCGGGCGTCGTCGCCGCGACGGGTGCGCTCGTCCCGGCCTACGCCGAGTTGTTCCTCGCGGCACCGGTCGCGGCGGTCGCGCTGTACGCCACGGCCTACTCCTACGTGGAGTACCGGCGGGTCGGCGCGTAG
- a CDS encoding YhbY family RNA-binding protein, with the protein MTDEDLRKQAHDTDVTVWVGKSGIDAVTDELADQLADRELVKVKFLRAARGGTTTDELAEELADEVDADLVETRGNTAVLH; encoded by the coding sequence ATGACAGACGAAGACCTCCGGAAGCAGGCCCACGACACGGACGTGACCGTCTGGGTCGGCAAGTCCGGTATCGACGCGGTCACCGACGAACTCGCCGACCAGTTGGCCGACCGCGAACTGGTGAAGGTCAAGTTCCTCCGGGCCGCGCGCGGCGGCACGACGACCGACGAACTCGCCGAGGAACTGGCCGACGAGGTGGACGCCGACCTCGTGGAGACGCGAGGCAACACCGCAGTGCTGCACTGA
- a CDS encoding GNAT family N-acetyltransferase has product MEYSLVGWPEDGPQIRLDHREFSYAGKFVMSNTGKAVVREDEGEDGDSDGEGTDEREVETDDGSGEREVDSGRDPERDRDWVEDDRIVAAVAFNEDRTDPATAWLRYVTVREDRRGEGLGARLARFTTARLREREYDRVKIAVNNAFAYHALYKAGFGYTGEQTGLAELVLALPGDRSRERYQSGLDVYRERDRLADEERSFLAAKSHADPPERVESP; this is encoded by the coding sequence ATGGAGTACTCGCTGGTGGGATGGCCGGAGGACGGTCCCCAGATACGACTCGACCACCGCGAGTTCAGCTACGCCGGGAAGTTCGTGATGTCGAACACGGGGAAGGCGGTCGTGCGCGAGGACGAGGGAGAAGACGGGGACAGTGACGGAGAGGGAACCGACGAACGCGAAGTCGAGACAGACGACGGGTCCGGGGAACGCGAGGTGGATTCCGGGCGAGACCCCGAACGGGACCGCGACTGGGTCGAGGACGACCGAATCGTCGCCGCCGTCGCGTTCAACGAGGACCGGACTGACCCGGCGACGGCGTGGCTTCGGTACGTGACCGTCCGCGAGGACCGCCGCGGGGAGGGTCTGGGCGCGCGCCTCGCCCGGTTCACGACCGCGCGCCTCCGCGAGCGAGAGTACGACCGCGTGAAAATCGCGGTGAACAACGCCTTCGCGTACCACGCCCTCTACAAGGCCGGGTTCGGCTACACCGGCGAGCAGACCGGTCTCGCAGAACTGGTGCTTGCCCTGCCGGGCGACCGGTCGCGCGAGCGCTACCAGTCAGGGCTGGACGTCTACCGCGAGCGCGACCGCCTCGCGGACGAAGAGCGGTCGTTCTTGGCCGCGAAGTCCCACGCCGACCCGCCCGAGCGAGTCGAGTCGCCGTAA
- a CDS encoding class I SAM-dependent methyltransferase: MSHALGDTATFDRTARFYDWFAPTPDAAEFRDALSFADREVERVLDVGGGTGRGASALGVSERIVADAAEGMTQQARRNGFEAVRADAATLPFAAEGVDAVLVVDALHHFGDYERAVAEAARVLRPGGVLVIREIDPTSLVGRVVEVGEHLYGFDSTFFAPEDLGRAVADAGLDARFRTSGFEYTVVGHASRE, encoded by the coding sequence ATGAGCCACGCGCTTGGCGACACCGCCACCTTCGACCGAACGGCCCGGTTCTACGACTGGTTCGCGCCGACGCCCGACGCCGCCGAGTTCCGCGACGCCCTCTCGTTCGCCGACCGAGAGGTAGAACGCGTCCTCGACGTGGGCGGGGGAACCGGCCGGGGCGCGAGCGCGCTCGGCGTCTCCGAGCGCATCGTCGCCGACGCCGCCGAGGGCATGACGCAGCAGGCGCGCAGGAACGGGTTCGAGGCGGTCCGGGCCGACGCCGCGACCCTCCCGTTCGCCGCAGAGGGCGTCGATGCGGTCCTCGTCGTGGACGCGCTCCACCACTTCGGCGACTACGAGCGCGCCGTCGCGGAGGCGGCGCGCGTCCTCCGGCCCGGCGGCGTCCTCGTGATTCGGGAGATAGACCCGACGTCGCTGGTCGGCCGAGTCGTCGAAGTCGGCGAACACCTCTACGGCTTCGATTCGACGTTCTTCGCGCCCGAGGACCTCGGCCGGGCGGTCGCCGACGCGGGACTCGACGCCAGATTCCGGACGTCGGGGTTCGAGTACACCGTCGTCGGGCACGCATCGCGGGAATGA
- a CDS encoding FAD-dependent oxidoreductase, producing MDTVVLGGGITGVTAAVHCKEAGQDVALLEKGRIVEGVTGKTTAKVTSLHSLIYHQLLEKHGRERAQGYAEANSAAVEEIADRVESHDIDCDFGRLPAYTYVTDEKKRGQVEREVSVAQSLGLPAAFVEDPPFPGRSAGAVRFDEQVHFHPRKYLLDLAEEIPGEGSHVFENTKATGIGDGSPCEVETPHGTVTADTVLVATHFPIEDPAAYFARQFPHRSYILGVRLAEEPPEGMFYRKSQSYFSVRPYPGAEGNLTLVGGQSHKTGQGGSTTERYRRLERQAREHFDVESVEYRWSTQDFSSADKIPYVGRLGPGYENVYGATGYGGWGMTNGTAAGMLLAQFARGDPNRLWAHTFDPERIDPGAAGKKLVTENANVGKEFTRDWAEALLGTADETVPPGAGEVVRRDGKPLAVARDEEGDLHVRSAVCTHMGCIVHWNDGERSWDCPCHGSRFSIDGDVLDGPANEELPSRWE from the coding sequence GTGGACACGGTTGTCCTCGGCGGCGGCATCACTGGAGTGACCGCGGCGGTCCACTGCAAGGAGGCCGGTCAGGACGTCGCACTGCTTGAGAAGGGTCGAATCGTCGAAGGAGTTACGGGGAAGACCACCGCGAAGGTCACGTCGCTGCACTCGCTGATTTACCACCAACTGCTGGAGAAACACGGCCGGGAACGAGCGCAGGGGTACGCCGAGGCCAACTCGGCCGCCGTCGAGGAAATCGCGGACCGCGTCGAGAGCCACGACATCGACTGCGACTTCGGCCGGCTTCCGGCCTACACCTACGTCACCGACGAGAAAAAGCGCGGTCAGGTCGAACGCGAGGTGTCGGTCGCCCAGTCGCTGGGTCTCCCCGCCGCGTTCGTCGAGGACCCGCCGTTCCCCGGGCGAAGCGCGGGCGCGGTCAGGTTCGACGAGCAGGTCCACTTCCATCCCCGGAAGTACCTGCTGGACCTCGCCGAGGAGATTCCCGGTGAGGGAAGTCACGTCTTCGAGAACACGAAGGCGACCGGCATCGGTGACGGGTCGCCCTGCGAGGTCGAAACTCCGCACGGCACCGTGACCGCCGACACCGTCCTCGTCGCGACCCACTTCCCCATCGAGGACCCGGCGGCCTACTTCGCCCGACAGTTCCCGCATCGGTCGTACATCCTCGGCGTCCGCCTCGCGGAGGAACCGCCCGAGGGGATGTTCTACCGGAAGTCCCAGTCGTACTTCTCGGTGCGCCCGTATCCCGGTGCGGAGGGGAACCTAACTCTCGTGGGCGGCCAGAGTCACAAGACCGGACAGGGCGGTTCGACGACCGAGCGCTACCGGAGACTCGAACGGCAGGCCCGCGAGCACTTCGACGTGGAGTCGGTGGAGTACCGGTGGTCCACGCAGGATTTCAGTTCGGCGGACAAGATTCCCTACGTCGGGCGACTCGGCCCGGGGTACGAGAACGTCTACGGCGCGACGGGGTACGGCGGCTGGGGGATGACCAACGGGACCGCCGCGGGGATGCTGCTGGCGCAGTTCGCCCGCGGCGACCCGAACCGCCTCTGGGCGCACACGTTCGACCCCGAGCGCATCGACCCCGGCGCGGCGGGCAAGAAACTCGTCACCGAGAACGCCAACGTCGGCAAGGAGTTCACCCGAGACTGGGCCGAGGCACTGCTCGGGACGGCGGACGAGACGGTTCCACCGGGCGCTGGCGAGGTGGTGCGGCGCGACGGGAAACCGCTCGCAGTGGCCCGCGACGAGGAGGGCGACCTCCACGTCAGGTCGGCGGTCTGCACCCACATGGGGTGTATCGTCCACTGGAACGACGGCGAGCGGTCGTGGGACTGCCCCTGTCACGGGTCGCGGTTCTCGATAGACGGCGACGTGTTGGACGGTCCCGCGAACGAGGAACTGCCGAGTCGCTGGGAGTGA
- a CDS encoding PLP-dependent cysteine synthase family protein yields the protein MTDHRTPLDSVLDTVGETPLVRVQAAPDEVPVYAKLESFNPGASVKDRIGEYMVEQMLERGELEPGGTVIEPTAGNTGIGFAIAAGQLGVDAVFVVPERFSVEKQQLMDALGAEVINTPTEDGMGGAIDRAHELAEEMDDAVVPQQFSNPLNVEAHYETTGPEIFEALDGEVGAVVAGTGTAGTLMGIAEYALEQDPDTHVVAVEPEGSLYSQTKGEDVEEAEYKIEGIGTHDPATNELFDPELVDEVLQVPDRRAHDELKRLAREEGQLVASSAGAASAAARHVAERIRDGEIDAPHDSVATVFPDSSERYLSKGIYRSFEEWEG from the coding sequence ATGACAGACCACCGGACGCCCCTCGATTCCGTGTTAGACACGGTGGGCGAGACCCCGCTCGTCCGCGTGCAGGCGGCACCCGACGAGGTGCCGGTGTACGCCAAACTGGAGTCGTTCAACCCCGGCGCGAGCGTCAAGGACCGCATCGGCGAGTACATGGTCGAACAGATGCTGGAGCGCGGCGAGTTGGAACCCGGCGGCACCGTCATCGAACCCACCGCCGGGAACACCGGCATCGGGTTCGCCATCGCCGCGGGCCAACTCGGCGTAGACGCCGTCTTCGTCGTCCCGGAGCGGTTCAGCGTCGAGAAACAGCAGTTGATGGACGCGCTCGGCGCGGAGGTCATCAACACCCCGACAGAGGACGGCATGGGCGGGGCCATCGACCGCGCCCACGAACTCGCCGAGGAGATGGACGACGCCGTGGTCCCCCAGCAGTTCTCGAACCCCCTCAACGTCGAGGCCCACTACGAGACGACGGGACCGGAAATCTTCGAGGCGTTAGACGGCGAGGTCGGCGCTGTCGTCGCCGGGACGGGCACGGCGGGGACGCTGATGGGCATCGCCGAGTACGCGCTGGAACAGGACCCCGACACCCACGTCGTGGCGGTCGAACCCGAGGGGTCGCTCTACTCCCAGACGAAGGGCGAGGACGTGGAGGAGGCCGAGTACAAAATCGAAGGCATCGGCACTCACGACCCCGCCACGAACGAACTGTTCGACCCCGAACTCGTGGACGAGGTGCTACAGGTCCCGGACCGGCGCGCCCACGACGAACTGAAACGTCTCGCGCGCGAGGAGGGCCAACTCGTCGCGTCCAGCGCGGGCGCGGCCAGCGCGGCGGCCCGGCACGTCGCCGAGCGCATCCGCGACGGCGAAATCGACGCGCCCCACGACTCGGTGGCCACCGTCTTCCCGGACTCCAGCGAGCGCTACCTCTCGAAGGGCATCTATCGCTCGTTCGAGGAGTGGGAAGGGTAG
- a CDS encoding mechanosensitive ion channel family protein, translating to MMVDPLPFLDRVLDTGYATAVTQAIYFVVSFVAIYVVGRLTVIPLVGRFLDRRDLDSHAKRPLVKLTKFAVVFVAISVAFGFADYGNFLTALATIAAAATLAIGFAMQDVIKNFVAGVFIYTDKPFKIGDWVEWDGGSYSGIVEDIGLRVTRVRTFDNELLTVPNSALTDGVIKNPVEGDRLRLKFLFGIGYDDDIDRATEVIVEEAEAHPDILDDPAPSVRLTELGDSSVGLQSRIWIANPSRSDYVKTRGEYVTAVKERFDEEGIDIPYPNRTLEGGLELTSVEDVVEAADD from the coding sequence CTGATGGTCGACCCGCTGCCATTCCTTGACCGCGTCCTCGACACGGGGTACGCGACGGCCGTCACGCAGGCCATCTACTTCGTCGTGTCGTTCGTCGCTATCTACGTCGTCGGCCGACTGACCGTGATTCCGCTCGTCGGACGCTTCCTCGACCGGCGGGACCTCGACAGTCACGCCAAGCGACCGCTGGTCAAACTCACGAAGTTCGCCGTCGTGTTCGTCGCCATCTCGGTCGCGTTCGGGTTCGCCGACTACGGCAACTTCCTGACGGCGCTGGCGACCATCGCGGCCGCGGCCACACTCGCCATCGGATTCGCGATGCAGGACGTCATCAAGAACTTCGTGGCCGGCGTGTTCATCTACACCGACAAGCCGTTCAAAATCGGCGACTGGGTGGAGTGGGACGGCGGTAGCTACTCGGGTATCGTGGAGGACATCGGTCTGCGCGTGACCCGCGTCCGGACGTTCGACAACGAACTGCTGACGGTGCCCAACTCCGCGCTGACCGACGGCGTCATCAAGAACCCCGTCGAGGGCGACCGACTCCGACTGAAGTTCCTGTTCGGCATCGGCTACGATGACGACATCGACCGCGCCACCGAGGTCATCGTGGAGGAGGCCGAAGCCCACCCCGACATTCTGGACGACCCCGCGCCCTCGGTCCGCCTCACGGAACTCGGCGACTCGTCGGTCGGTCTCCAGTCGCGCATCTGGATAGCCAACCCCTCCCGGAGCGACTACGTGAAGACTCGCGGGGAGTACGTCACCGCGGTCAAAGAGCGATTCGACGAGGAAGGCATCGACATCCCGTACCCGAACCGGACCCTCGAAGGCGGACTCGAACTGACGAGCGTCGAAGACGTGGTCGAAGCCGCGGACGACTGA
- the fen gene encoding flap endonuclease-1 → MGNSDLRQLAVLEEVPFEELEGSVVAVDAHNWLYKYLTTTVKWTSDEVYTTDDGTEVANLVGVVQGLPKFFENDLTPVFVFDGAVTDHKTAEIEQRREEREKREEKLEEAREAGDAVEVARLDAHTQRLTDTIQRTTRELFDRLDVPYIEAPGEGESQAAHMNRTGAVDYCGTEDYDSLLLGAPLTLRQLTSKGDPELMDFEATLDEHDVTWEQLVDIAILCGTDFNEGVSGIGPKTALKGVKEHGDIWGVLEARGASIDKDVDVIRELFLNPTVSDDYEFDAEMDPDLDAAREYVVEEWGVHADEVERGFERIEESVVQTGLDSWT, encoded by the coding sequence ATGGGAAACTCTGATTTACGTCAACTCGCAGTGCTGGAGGAGGTCCCCTTCGAGGAACTGGAGGGGAGCGTCGTCGCCGTGGACGCGCACAACTGGCTCTACAAGTACCTCACGACGACCGTCAAGTGGACGAGCGACGAGGTGTACACCACCGACGACGGGACCGAAGTCGCAAACCTCGTCGGCGTCGTGCAAGGCCTACCGAAGTTCTTCGAGAACGACCTGACGCCAGTCTTCGTCTTCGACGGCGCGGTGACCGACCACAAGACCGCCGAAATCGAACAGCGCCGCGAGGAGCGCGAGAAGCGCGAGGAGAAACTGGAGGAGGCCCGCGAGGCGGGTGATGCTGTCGAAGTCGCCCGACTCGACGCCCACACCCAGCGCCTCACCGACACGATTCAGCGCACGACGCGCGAGCTGTTCGACCGCCTCGACGTGCCCTACATCGAGGCTCCGGGCGAAGGCGAGTCGCAGGCCGCGCACATGAATCGGACGGGCGCGGTCGATTACTGCGGGACCGAGGACTACGACTCGCTCCTGCTCGGGGCACCGCTCACGCTCCGCCAACTCACCAGCAAGGGCGACCCCGAACTCATGGACTTCGAGGCCACGCTCGACGAACACGACGTGACGTGGGAGCAGTTGGTCGATATCGCCATCCTCTGTGGCACGGACTTCAACGAGGGCGTCTCGGGCATCGGTCCGAAGACCGCACTCAAGGGCGTCAAGGAACACGGCGACATCTGGGGCGTGCTGGAGGCCCGCGGCGCGAGCATCGACAAGGACGTGGACGTAATTCGGGAACTGTTCCTGAACCCGACGGTGAGCGACGACTACGAGTTCGACGCCGAGATGGACCCGGACCTCGACGCCGCCCGGGAGTACGTGGTCGAGGAGTGGGGCGTCCACGCCGACGAGGTCGAACGCGGTTTCGAGCGCATCGAGGAGTCGGTCGTCCAGACCGGTCTCGACAGTTGGACGTAG
- a CDS encoding DUF5798 family protein — protein sequence MGFGSTAKKVQKLADTAEKLYGKLNELREQVAEMREKLDSTSERVERLERENAQQRALLEAIAKEQGIDPADVEAESIEGGDTETAADEAEA from the coding sequence ATGGGATTCGGAAGCACGGCCAAGAAGGTCCAGAAGCTGGCCGACACCGCCGAGAAACTGTACGGCAAACTCAACGAACTCCGCGAGCAGGTCGCGGAGATGCGCGAGAAGTTGGACTCGACCAGCGAACGCGTCGAGCGACTGGAGCGCGAGAACGCCCAGCAGCGCGCGCTCCTCGAAGCCATCGCCAAGGAACAGGGCATCGACCCCGCGGACGTCGAAGCCGAGAGCATCGAGGGCGGAGACACGGAAACCGCGGCCGACGAAGCGGAAGCGTAG
- a CDS encoding DUF5658 family protein has product MSENETPGTGARGDATPWNRASGDARSGADGVGDLAESERARERWMLRDDEFLLEEDREYVLRDEGRSWWGYVSPLLFGVVVAVMVGDVITTGVGMAMGLDEVNPVAAAIIAEAGLGGLVLLKAMTAVVLLLLPGLTDDARRTFRAGSAVFLLVGLLVVVGNVWAILVVS; this is encoded by the coding sequence GTGTCCGAGAACGAAACCCCCGGGACCGGCGCGCGGGGAGACGCGACGCCTTGGAACCGCGCGTCGGGCGACGCTCGGAGCGGAGCCGACGGGGTTGGAGACCTCGCGGAGTCCGAGCGAGCGCGCGAGCGGTGGATGCTCCGGGACGACGAGTTCCTTCTGGAGGAGGACCGCGAGTACGTCCTCCGCGACGAGGGCCGGTCGTGGTGGGGGTACGTCTCGCCGCTCCTGTTCGGCGTGGTGGTCGCGGTGATGGTCGGCGACGTGATAACCACCGGCGTCGGGATGGCGATGGGACTCGACGAGGTCAACCCGGTCGCCGCCGCGATTATCGCGGAGGCGGGTCTCGGCGGACTCGTCCTACTGAAGGCGATGACGGCGGTAGTTCTGCTCCTCCTGCCCGGTCTCACCGACGACGCTCGCCGGACGTTCCGCGCGGGGAGCGCGGTCTTCCTCCTCGTCGGCCTGCTCGTGGTCGTCGGCAACGTCTGGGCCATCCTCGTCGTCAGTTGA
- a CDS encoding CoA-binding protein → MPVQSDAELREILGMERVAVVGCSSTPGKDAHEIPKYLLDNGYEVIPVNPTADEILGRETYDSLSEVEEEVDIVDVFRPSDEVSGIVEEALDRDDVAVVWTQLGIADEEAAERAEDAGRRVVQDKCIKVEHQRLVA, encoded by the coding sequence ATGCCCGTACAGAGCGACGCCGAACTGCGCGAAATTCTGGGGATGGAGCGCGTCGCGGTCGTCGGATGCTCGTCCACGCCCGGCAAGGACGCCCACGAGATTCCGAAGTACCTGCTCGACAACGGCTACGAGGTGATTCCGGTCAACCCGACCGCCGACGAGATTCTCGGCCGGGAGACCTACGACTCGCTCTCCGAGGTCGAGGAGGAGGTGGACATCGTAGACGTCTTCCGACCGAGCGACGAGGTGTCGGGCATCGTCGAGGAGGCGCTCGACCGCGACGACGTGGCCGTGGTCTGGACCCAACTCGGTATCGCCGACGAGGAGGCCGCCGAGCGCGCCGAGGACGCCGGGCGGCGGGTCGTCCAAGACAAGTGCATCAAGGTCGAACACCAGCGACTGGTCGCGTGA
- a CDS encoding DUF3054 domain-containing protein, producing the protein MSNADGLLRSRVNRSPGTARLALGDLLVMVGFLVMGELRHGVNPVTMPGRVAGTIAPFLAGWVVAAFVVGTYAPGATRTVRTAVQRAAGAWVLAAAIGLALRSTEVFHGDAPWTFALVVTATGVVFFSAWRATVASLR; encoded by the coding sequence ATGAGCAACGCCGACGGACTCCTGCGCTCGCGGGTGAACCGCTCTCCGGGTACGGCGCGCCTCGCGCTCGGCGACCTGTTGGTGATGGTCGGATTCCTCGTGATGGGCGAACTCCGCCACGGGGTGAACCCCGTCACGATGCCGGGCCGCGTCGCGGGCACGATAGCCCCGTTCCTCGCCGGGTGGGTCGTCGCCGCGTTCGTGGTGGGGACGTACGCGCCGGGCGCGACGCGAACGGTTCGGACCGCGGTCCAGCGAGCGGCCGGGGCGTGGGTCCTCGCGGCCGCTATCGGGTTGGCGCTTCGCTCGACAGAAGTCTTCCACGGCGACGCGCCGTGGACCTTCGCGCTCGTCGTGACCGCCACCGGCGTCGTCTTCTTCTCGGCGTGGCGCGCGACGGTGGCGTCGCTGCGCTGA